A segment of the Ferviditalea candida genome:
ATGGTCCAAAGAGGCTATCATAAAGATTTCGCTGCGGCTGTTGCTGCTTCGGGCGGAGGTCTGGGTATTATCATACCTCCTTCCATTCCGATGATTATTTATGGCATTACAGCCGATCAATCGATTGGGGCCATGTTTTTATCCGGCTTTGGGCCAGGAATTTTAATTGTCATTCTTTTATCCATTACGGTCTATCTCATCGCCAAAAAACGAAACTATACAGGGTCCGGAGAAAAAACCAGCCCGAAAAAAATCCTCAAAGCTATTTGGGCTGCAAAATGGGCCTTGTTATCCCCGGTTATTATCTTGGGCGGTATTTATGGCGGAATCTTCACTCCGACAGAATCCGCAGTTATTGCCGTGGTGTATGGCTTGATTATCGGTTTGTTCGTATATAAAGAATTAAAATGGAGGGACCTTCCCCGTATATTGATCAATTCTGCCATCATGACAGGGGCGGTTTTAGTCATTTTAAGCACGGCCACCGCTTTTGGACGGTTAATTACGATGTATCAAATTCCGAACCTGATCGGAGATTTGATTATTTCCATCTCCGGCAGCAAATATATCATTTTGTCTCTGATCATCGTGCTGATCCTTTTTGTCGGAACCTTTATGGAGACTCTATCGATCATTATCATTTTTGCGCCATTATTTTTGCCGGTTGTTACTTCCTTGGGCGTCGACCCGATTCATTTCGGAATCATTATGGTAGTCGGAGCCGAAATCGGCATGCTTACCCCACCTTTAGGCGTAAATATCTTTGTGGCCTCAGGGATCTCCAATCTCAACTTAGAGGTCATTGCCAAGGCCTTGTTGCCTTTCTTGCTGGCCATGGTCGTTGCATTGCTGATCATAGCATTCGTTCCGCAAATTTCGATGACGCTGGTGCATTGGTTTGGATA
Coding sequences within it:
- a CDS encoding TRAP transporter large permease, which encodes MTAAVALGLSLIVFLFLGVPIAFSIGAATIIGLYVGGVPLDFLGQQAFTSLDSFPSMAVPFFILAGALMETGGLSRRIVNVAQSMIGQVTGGLAVVTVIASAFFAAISGSSPATVAAIGSIMIPSMVQRGYHKDFAAAVAASGGGLGIIIPPSIPMIIYGITADQSIGAMFLSGFGPGILIVILLSITVYLIAKKRNYTGSGEKTSPKKILKAIWAAKWALLSPVIILGGIYGGIFTPTESAVIAVVYGLIIGLFVYKELKWRDLPRILINSAIMTGAVLVILSTATAFGRLITMYQIPNLIGDLIISISGSKYIILSLIIVLILFVGTFMETLSIIIIFAPLFLPVVTSLGVDPIHFGIIMVVGAEIGMLTPPLGVNIFVASGISNLNLEVIAKALLPFLLAMVVALLIIAFVPQISMTLVHWFGY